The following are encoded in a window of Lentisphaera araneosa HTCC2155 genomic DNA:
- a CDS encoding sulfatase, giving the protein MLNHFIKSCTILGTFLTLAGTQVSAQDKKPNIVFFITDDYGWQDTSEPMWTEQTELNKIFRTPNMERLADQGVKFTNAYTASSVCAASRISILTGQNPVRHGTTFITGERYGYAKNSKTLKSAKQDIEGIQQGDILLPALLKETGYRTICIGKAHFGMGFSADPLNLGFDRKHYANESGSPIGRRFGGRDPYHVKRDGEQVHLSEALTLEAKKEISDAVKEEKPFFLYLSHYAIHTPIIEDKRFSKNYPNLDTKIRAYVTLVEGADKSLGDVMDHIEKLGIAEDTLFIWTADNGGLRSNAPMKGLKNDAYEGGHRIPNMVAWGAQDETRVHQKRMPLKPGRVENRPYIHQDWMPTLLSLAGAQHPKPDLLDGYDITELLSGKDIDSRPNLFFWHEPNFWMRSGPESSIREGKWKLIYFYAKQQWELYDLNADIGEKNNLLRKFPEISDRLARKLIKHLKDNKANYPTDIKSGEEQPPLLPSST; this is encoded by the coding sequence ATGCTGAATCATTTCATAAAATCCTGTACTATACTGGGAACCTTCCTCACGTTGGCTGGTACACAAGTATCAGCGCAAGACAAGAAGCCAAACATTGTCTTCTTTATCACAGATGATTACGGCTGGCAGGATACATCGGAGCCGATGTGGACAGAACAGACCGAACTCAATAAGATCTTTCGCACACCAAATATGGAAAGACTGGCAGATCAAGGAGTCAAGTTCACCAACGCCTACACAGCCAGTAGTGTATGCGCGGCCTCCCGTATATCAATCCTTACCGGACAGAACCCAGTACGACACGGCACTACCTTTATTACCGGGGAGAGGTACGGATACGCAAAGAACTCTAAAACCTTGAAGTCCGCCAAACAGGATATCGAAGGTATTCAGCAAGGTGATATTCTGTTGCCGGCTCTTTTAAAAGAAACTGGTTACCGCACTATCTGCATCGGCAAAGCCCACTTCGGAATGGGATTCAGTGCTGACCCCCTGAACTTGGGCTTTGATCGTAAACATTATGCAAATGAATCAGGATCGCCCATCGGCAGACGTTTCGGAGGACGTGATCCTTATCATGTGAAACGCGATGGAGAGCAGGTGCACCTCAGTGAAGCTTTGACACTTGAAGCAAAAAAGGAAATAAGCGACGCGGTCAAAGAGGAGAAACCTTTCTTTCTCTATCTGTCTCATTACGCAATCCATACTCCTATCATTGAGGATAAACGCTTCAGTAAAAATTATCCTAATCTCGACACAAAGATCCGAGCTTATGTCACCCTAGTAGAAGGTGCCGACAAGAGTCTGGGTGATGTGATGGATCATATCGAAAAACTGGGCATAGCTGAAGATACACTATTTATCTGGACTGCTGATAATGGAGGTCTCAGATCCAACGCGCCAATGAAGGGGCTAAAGAATGATGCCTACGAAGGCGGCCACCGCATACCGAACATGGTTGCCTGGGGCGCACAGGACGAAACGCGAGTTCATCAGAAACGAATGCCACTTAAGCCAGGCCGTGTCGAGAACCGCCCGTATATTCATCAGGACTGGATGCCGACTCTACTTAGCCTTGCTGGGGCTCAACATCCCAAACCTGATCTGTTGGACGGTTACGATATTACCGAACTGCTCAGCGGTAAGGACATAGATAGCCGCCCTAACCTATTCTTCTGGCACGAACCAAATTTCTGGATGCGCAGTGGGCCAGAATCTTCCATTCGCGAGGGTAAATGGAAACTGATCTATTTTTATGCCAAGCAGCAATGGGAGTTGTACGATTTGAATGCAGATATAGGTGAAAAGAACAATCTGCTTAGGAAATTTCCTGAGATAAGTGACAGGCTTGCACGTAAGCTTATTAAACACCTCAAAGATAATAAGGCAAACTACCCCACTGACATCAAAAGTGGCGAAGAGCAGCCGCCGCTACTTCCTTCAAGTACTTAA